In Methanofollis aquaemaris, the genomic window CGCTCGGCGGCGTGGGGTGCAACTTCAGGTGCCAGCACTGCCAGAACTGGGAGATCTCACAGGCGTCGCTGGATGCGATGCCCCTGATGGAGATCAGCCCGGAACGGGGCGTCGAGCGGGCGCGGGCCTCGGCGGCGGCGAGCATCTCCTGGACCTACAACGAACCGACGATCTGGCACGAGTACGCCCTGGAGATGGGGGGGCTGGCGCGCGAGCAGGGGATCGGGACCGTCTATGTCACCAACGGCTACGCCACCGAGGAGGCGCTCGACGAACTCGCCCCCATGCTCAATGCATTCAGGGTGGACATCAAGGCCTTCTCCGACGATTTCTACCGGAAGATCTGCCGGGCCAGGCTCCAGCCGGTGCTCGACGCCACCCTTGCCGCGCATGAGCGCGGGATGCATATCGAGACGGTGACCCTGGTCATCCCCGGCCTGAACGATTCTGAGGATGAGATGAGAGCACTGATCACCTGGGTGCTCGACAATCTCGGGCCCGACACCCCGATGCACTTCACCCGCTTCCACCCTGATTACAAGATGACCGACCGGGACCCGACTCCCCTGCCGCTGCTGGAAAAGATCTATACCATGGCACGGGACCTCGGGGTGCACTATCCTTATCTCGGGAACGTGCCGCCCGGCCCGTACGAGAACACCTACTGCCCGTCGTGCGGCGCCCTGCTCATCGAGCGGTTCGGATTCATGAGTCGGGT contains:
- the amrS gene encoding AmmeMemoRadiSam system radical SAM enzyme, producing MYEAHQYARTEGDTVRCSLCAHRCMIAEGKHGICGVRINRGGTLYAANFARVAAEAVDPIEKKPLFHFLPGTLSYSLGGVGCNFRCQHCQNWEISQASLDAMPLMEISPERGVERARASAAASISWTYNEPTIWHEYALEMGGLAREQGIGTVYVTNGYATEEALDELAPMLNAFRVDIKAFSDDFYRKICRARLQPVLDATLAAHERGMHIETVTLVIPGLNDSEDEMRALITWVLDNLGPDTPMHFTRFHPDYKMTDRDPTPLPLLEKIYTMARDLGVHYPYLGNVPPGPYENTYCPSCGALLIERFGFMSRVVGLSEDRCARCGERIAVVRSV